In Candidatus Binatia bacterium, one DNA window encodes the following:
- a CDS encoding prenyltransferase/squalene oxidase repeat-containing protein, translating into MRRAVKRRSSRGPLTQAEIEQTGAWIASQQRPSGEIPWCRDGKTDPWDLVHAAMGLTVAGRYEEAIAAFRFLARTQNEDGSWPAEWRGEMVSNATRETNHAAYLATGLWHLYLARQDVDFLAEMWPTLDGAIDFVVRMQEPCGGIAWALDPQGRPWRAPLLTGTSSIHGSLVCAVRIAERLQHDRPAWRRAREAVARLLRWNRERFERPDLPEPQGRHSMDWYYPVLGGALRGRAGREHLLNAEQNAAFIEEGVGCRCVKDRPWYTVAESCELALALDAVGLTVRARQIVSWMSALRTEEGGYWTGTTHPDRILYPEGEQTTWTAATVLLAHDALAGEGATRTFFRDLAGDDLGVVEPLPAPRPSVERPRVDRPGVERPGVGEHAEVASAVHGDDGDPAFG; encoded by the coding sequence ATGCGCCGAGCCGTGAAGCGTAGGTCGAGCCGGGGTCCGCTGACGCAAGCCGAGATCGAGCAGACCGGCGCGTGGATCGCATCGCAGCAGCGGCCGAGCGGCGAGATCCCCTGGTGCCGCGACGGCAAGACCGATCCGTGGGACCTCGTGCACGCGGCGATGGGCTTGACGGTCGCCGGCCGGTACGAGGAGGCGATCGCCGCGTTCCGCTTCCTCGCGCGCACGCAGAACGAGGACGGCTCGTGGCCCGCCGAGTGGCGGGGCGAGATGGTGAGCAACGCGACGCGTGAGACCAACCACGCGGCGTACCTCGCGACCGGCCTCTGGCACCTCTACCTCGCGCGGCAGGACGTCGACTTCCTCGCCGAGATGTGGCCGACGCTCGACGGCGCGATCGACTTCGTCGTCCGCATGCAGGAGCCGTGCGGCGGCATCGCGTGGGCGCTCGATCCGCAGGGACGTCCGTGGCGCGCGCCGCTGCTCACCGGCACGTCGTCGATCCACGGTAGCCTGGTGTGCGCGGTGCGCATCGCCGAGCGTCTGCAGCACGACCGTCCGGCGTGGCGTCGCGCGCGCGAAGCGGTCGCGCGTCTGTTGCGCTGGAACCGCGAGCGCTTCGAGCGTCCGGATCTGCCCGAGCCGCAGGGACGGCACTCGATGGACTGGTACTACCCGGTCCTCGGCGGCGCGCTGCGCGGGCGCGCGGGCCGCGAGCACCTGCTGAACGCCGAGCAGAACGCGGCCTTCATCGAGGAGGGCGTCGGCTGCCGCTGCGTCAAGGACCGTCCCTGGTACACGGTCGCCGAGAGCTGCGAGCTGGCGCTCGCGCTCGACGCCGTTGGCTTGACGGTGCGCGCGCGCCAGATCGTCTCCTGGATGAGCGCGCTGCGCACGGAGGAGGGCGGCTACTGGACGGGCACGACGCACCCCGACCGCATCCTCTACCCCGAGGGCGAGCAGACGACGTGGACCGCGGCGACCGTGCTGCTCGCGCACGACGCGCTCGCCGGCGAGGGCGCGACGCGCACCTTTTTCCGCGACCTCGCGGGCGACGACCTGGGCGTGGTCGAGCCGCTGCCCGCGCCGCGTCCGAGCGTCGAGCGTCCGCGCGTCGATCGCCCGGGCGTCGAGCGGCCGGGCGTCGGCGAGCACGCGGAGGTCGCGAGCGCCGTGCACGGCGACGACGGCGATCCGGCGTTCGGCTGA
- a CDS encoding methyltransferase domain-containing protein yields the protein MLTVELERLPLRPGSRVLDVGCGGGRHIRATRALDGVAAIALDRGRKEVDETAASLRELDALPPEAGGSSPSAGPWAAMQGTIYDLPFANGAFDCVILSEVLEHLEDDERALREVTRVLRPGGVLAVSVPRTLPEAVCWALSRRYRNTPGGHVRIYLRSTLERLLERCGYRVVARHFAHALHSPFWWLKCLVGVDRQDALPVALYHRFLVWDLMQRPRITRLLEAALNPLIGKSLVLYAVKG from the coding sequence ATGCTGACCGTCGAGCTCGAACGCTTGCCGCTCCGGCCGGGCAGCCGGGTTCTCGACGTCGGCTGCGGCGGCGGGCGTCACATCCGGGCGACGCGTGCGCTCGACGGCGTCGCCGCGATCGCGCTCGACCGCGGCCGCAAGGAGGTCGACGAGACCGCGGCCTCGCTGCGCGAGCTCGATGCGCTGCCGCCGGAGGCCGGCGGGTCGTCGCCCAGCGCGGGCCCGTGGGCGGCGATGCAGGGCACGATCTACGACCTGCCGTTCGCCAATGGCGCGTTCGACTGCGTGATCCTCTCCGAGGTGCTCGAGCACCTCGAGGACGACGAGCGCGCGCTGCGCGAGGTGACGCGCGTGCTGCGTCCGGGCGGCGTGCTCGCCGTGTCGGTGCCGCGCACGCTGCCCGAGGCGGTGTGCTGGGCGCTGTCGCGCCGCTACCGCAACACGCCGGGCGGACACGTCCGCATCTACCTGCGCTCGACGCTCGAGCGCCTTCTCGAGCGCTGCGGCTACCGAGTCGTCGCGCGCCACTTTGCCCACGCGCTGCACTCGCCGTTCTGGTGGCTCAAGTGCCTCGTGGGCGTCGATCGGCAGGATGCGCTGCCGGTCGCGCTGTACCACCGCTTCCTCGTCTGGGACCTGATGCAGCGTCCGCGCATCACGCGGCTTCTGGAAGCGGCCCTCAACCCGCTGATCGGCAAGAGCCTCGTGCTCTACGCCGTCAAAGGATGA
- a CDS encoding DUF3696 domain-containing protein encodes MLTRLRLRNFKAWRDSGDIRFAPLTVLFGTNSAGKTSIPQLLLLLKQTAESADRQRALHLGDARSLVDVGTFEEAVHGRDVEQPLELALDWTLASLLEVRDPLSDRVYAGNQLSFRARIGADERRQPRVESFAYELRRDGLLELDLSLERRREAGGGGSRERPEYELGSPSSRYPLARRRGREGALPAPLRFYGFPDEVAAYFQNATFAADFVLELERLLKSIFYVGPLREYPKRLYLWSGEAPEHVGTRGERAIEAILAASERSFTWKDGQEAKRLPVLVAERLRAMGLIHDFRIEPLGERRNEYDVLVQTSPGLPHVKLTDVGFGVSQILPVIVECFYVPRRSIVLFEQPEVHLHPRVQADLADLFVDAIRARESGARRDCQFVIESHSEHFLRRLQRRIAEQEIAHDDAALYFIHGDVSGARLEELDVDPYGNIRNWPPGFFGDEMADLVARSEAQARRMSEATE; translated from the coding sequence GTGCTGACCCGGCTGCGGCTCAGGAACTTCAAGGCGTGGCGTGACTCGGGCGACATCCGCTTCGCGCCGCTGACCGTCCTGTTCGGCACCAACAGCGCCGGCAAGACGAGCATCCCGCAGCTCCTGCTGCTGCTGAAGCAGACCGCCGAGTCCGCGGATCGCCAGCGCGCGCTGCACTTGGGCGACGCGCGCTCGCTGGTCGACGTCGGAACGTTCGAGGAGGCGGTGCACGGGCGCGACGTCGAGCAGCCGCTCGAGCTTGCCCTCGACTGGACGCTCGCGTCGTTGCTCGAGGTGCGCGATCCGCTGTCGGATCGGGTGTACGCGGGCAATCAGCTTTCCTTTCGCGCGCGCATCGGCGCCGACGAGCGACGTCAGCCGCGCGTCGAGTCGTTCGCCTACGAGCTGCGCCGCGATGGCCTGCTCGAGCTGGATCTCTCGCTCGAGCGGCGGCGCGAGGCCGGTGGAGGCGGTTCGCGCGAGCGTCCGGAGTACGAGCTCGGCTCGCCGTCGTCGCGCTACCCGCTCGCGCGCCGTCGAGGACGCGAGGGCGCGCTGCCGGCGCCGCTTCGCTTCTACGGCTTCCCCGACGAGGTCGCGGCGTACTTCCAGAACGCGACCTTCGCCGCGGACTTCGTGCTCGAGCTCGAGCGCCTTCTGAAGAGCATCTTCTACGTCGGGCCGCTGCGCGAGTACCCGAAGCGGCTCTACCTGTGGTCGGGCGAGGCGCCCGAGCACGTCGGCACGCGCGGCGAGCGGGCGATCGAGGCGATCCTCGCGGCGAGCGAGCGCTCCTTCACCTGGAAGGACGGGCAGGAGGCGAAGAGGCTTCCCGTGCTGGTCGCCGAGCGGCTGCGCGCGATGGGGCTGATCCACGACTTCCGCATCGAGCCGCTCGGCGAGCGGCGCAACGAGTACGACGTGCTCGTGCAGACGAGCCCGGGGCTGCCGCACGTCAAGCTCACCGACGTCGGCTTCGGCGTGAGCCAGATCCTGCCGGTGATCGTCGAGTGCTTCTACGTGCCGCGTCGCTCGATCGTGCTCTTCGAGCAGCCGGAGGTGCACCTGCACCCGCGCGTGCAGGCCGACCTCGCGGACCTGTTCGTCGACGCGATCCGCGCGCGCGAGAGCGGCGCCCGCCGCGACTGCCAGTTCGTGATCGAGAGCCACTCGGAGCACTTCCTGCGCCGGCTGCAGCGTCGCATCGCCGAGCAGGAGATCGCGCACGACGACGCCGCGCTCTACTTCATCCACGGCGACGTGTCGGGCGCGCGGCTCGAGGAGCTCGACGTCGACCCGTACGGCAACATCCGCAACTGGCCGCCGGGCTTCTTCGGCGACGAGATGGCCGACCTGGTCGCGCGCAGCGAGGCGCAGGCGCGGCGGATGTCGGAAGCGACCGAGTGA
- a CDS encoding glycosyltransferase family 4 protein produces the protein MAGEKPLRICLLTYRGNPRSGGQGVYVKLLSRELAALGHQVDVWSGPPYPEVPDGVRLVKVPSLDLWNEAALLRRPSLRELRDPINLSEYARTALGGFPEPLTFSRRVARRFRRESLERHYDIVHDNQSLGPGLLRVKNCLPVVATIHHPVTMDFRIALRAAKTPLKRYGLKRWYSFLPVQQRVSRRLDRVLTVSEASARDLQTEYGIRADRLRVVGNGINLDVFQPLPGIERRPDRLITTLSADSPLKGFSFLLDALAELRKTRPTLELTVIGQPGVRSQTSAQVERLGLKEVVHFTGRVEAEDIARRYAESTIAVVPSLYEGFGFPAGEAMACEVPVVSTTAGALPEVIGRDGRAGVLVEPGSAEALARAIGELLDAAPERRRAMGEAGRARVTSLFTWRRAAERTVESYREAMQERAAARC, from the coding sequence TTGGCCGGGGAGAAGCCGCTGCGGATTTGTCTGCTCACCTACCGAGGCAACCCGCGCTCGGGTGGGCAAGGCGTCTACGTCAAGCTCCTCAGCCGCGAGCTCGCCGCGCTCGGTCACCAGGTCGACGTGTGGAGCGGACCCCCGTACCCCGAGGTCCCCGACGGCGTCCGCCTGGTCAAGGTGCCGAGCCTCGACCTCTGGAACGAGGCGGCGCTGCTGCGACGCCCGTCGCTGCGCGAGCTGCGTGACCCGATCAACCTCTCGGAGTACGCGCGCACCGCGCTCGGCGGCTTCCCGGAGCCGCTGACCTTCTCGCGCCGCGTGGCGCGCCGCTTCCGGCGCGAGTCGCTCGAGCGGCACTACGACATCGTGCACGACAACCAGTCGCTCGGACCGGGCCTGCTGCGCGTGAAGAACTGCCTGCCGGTGGTCGCGACCATCCACCACCCGGTGACGATGGACTTCCGCATCGCGCTGCGCGCCGCGAAGACGCCGCTCAAGCGCTACGGGCTCAAGCGCTGGTACAGCTTCCTGCCCGTGCAGCAGCGCGTGTCGCGACGGCTCGACCGCGTGCTCACGGTGTCCGAGGCGTCGGCGCGCGACCTGCAGACCGAGTACGGCATCCGCGCCGACCGGCTGCGCGTCGTCGGCAACGGCATCAACCTCGACGTCTTCCAGCCGCTGCCCGGCATCGAGCGCCGTCCCGACCGCCTGATCACGACGCTCTCCGCCGACTCGCCGCTCAAGGGCTTCTCATTCCTGCTCGATGCGCTCGCCGAGCTGCGCAAGACGCGTCCGACGCTCGAGCTGACGGTCATCGGGCAACCCGGCGTGCGCTCGCAGACCAGCGCCCAGGTCGAGCGGCTCGGCCTCAAGGAGGTCGTGCACTTCACCGGGCGGGTCGAGGCGGAGGACATCGCGCGCAGGTACGCCGAGTCGACGATCGCCGTCGTGCCCTCGCTCTACGAGGGCTTCGGCTTCCCGGCGGGCGAGGCGATGGCGTGCGAGGTTCCGGTCGTGTCGACGACCGCCGGCGCGCTGCCCGAGGTGATCGGCCGCGACGGCCGCGCCGGCGTGCTCGTCGAGCCGGGCTCGGCGGAGGCGCTCGCGCGCGCGATCGGCGAGCTGCTCGACGCCGCGCCGGAGCGCCGCCGCGCGATGGGCGAGGCGGGGCGCGCCCGGGTCACGTCGTTGTTCACCTGGCGCCGTGCGGCGGAGCGCACGGTCGAGTCGTATCGCGAGGCGATGCAGGAGCGAGCGGCCGCTCGATGCTGA
- a CDS encoding sugar phosphate isomerase/epimerase, whose translation MQRPPRRTLGRDDLVLSAGTIPNATFRERVAAARAGGFAAISVRVRDVVRAREQEGLTDDDLRALLDEHGLVVAEMEALGDWRPGAQLGRRQVRADEMLALAQALGARSISVVDGPGEPLPVEAAAAAFAALCDRAAALDLLLHLEFWPGSRVDLATAARIVEAADRPNGGILVDAWHLARTAGGRELLRTVPGGRILALQLCDSPLVDGPEPDYMSATLERRLLPGEGELDLVGLLRELDAAGCAAPISVEVWSKELAARPPLEVARRAGDAMCAVLARARGDAAAEPRGGSSA comes from the coding sequence ATGCAGCGACCGCCGCGCCGCACGCTGGGTCGCGACGACCTGGTGCTGTCCGCCGGCACGATCCCGAACGCGACCTTCCGCGAGCGCGTCGCGGCGGCGCGCGCGGGCGGCTTCGCCGCCATCTCGGTGCGCGTCCGCGACGTCGTCCGCGCCCGCGAGCAGGAAGGGCTTACGGACGACGACCTGCGCGCGCTGCTCGACGAGCACGGGCTCGTGGTCGCCGAGATGGAGGCGCTCGGCGACTGGCGACCGGGCGCGCAGCTCGGACGGCGTCAGGTGCGCGCTGACGAGATGCTCGCCCTCGCGCAGGCGCTCGGCGCGCGCTCGATCAGCGTCGTCGATGGCCCCGGTGAGCCGCTGCCCGTCGAGGCGGCGGCGGCAGCGTTCGCCGCGCTCTGCGACCGCGCGGCGGCGCTCGATCTCCTGCTCCACCTCGAGTTCTGGCCGGGCTCGCGCGTCGACCTCGCGACCGCGGCGCGGATCGTCGAAGCCGCCGACCGCCCGAACGGCGGCATTCTGGTCGACGCCTGGCACCTCGCGCGCACCGCCGGCGGCCGCGAGCTGCTGCGCACCGTCCCCGGAGGTCGGATCCTCGCGCTGCAGCTCTGCGACTCGCCGCTCGTCGACGGCCCGGAGCCGGACTACATGAGCGCGACGCTCGAGCGCCGGCTGCTGCCGGGCGAGGGCGAGCTCGACCTGGTCGGTCTCCTGCGCGAGCTCGACGCGGCGGGCTGCGCGGCGCCGATCAGCGTCGAGGTGTGGTCGAAGGAGCTCGCGGCGCGGCCACCGCTCGAGGTGGCGCGGCGCGCGGGCGACGCGATGTGCGCCGTACTCGCGCGGGCGCGCGGCGACGCGGCCGCGGAGCCGCGAGGAGGCTCGTCGGCATGA